The Sphingobium sp. BYY-5 genome contains a region encoding:
- a CDS encoding N-6 DNA methylase — MTAATVQSWLEKLGYEAERDVLHLRGDAVPETHPYALEIKTLLKPDGAIRAQAVFDVEGVPTVVFVARDGAPLSSAELDKARQRIWNQNLATIVIELKGDEATALPARKLKSAGERLRLDEARPDGPFSALDVSTANLSRRLPKWFDVKARVDRKLLSNLSTAVAKLTLEGLNGIAGERARRRLAELLMGQVLFISYLEHREIVGGTYRARRNVAKLPDLVAQRDRAGIAKLIDRLRSDFNGDFLGDDRHDPWTALSIGGFDLLDQFLSRTDMRTGQGDFWNYDFSYIPVELLSGLYEQFLTPEQQAEDGAYYTPRNLAMLAVDQALLASPDPLSETIFDGACGSGILLTTAYRRLIALAEAREGRQLGFAERGELLKRSIFGGDINFMACRVTAFSLYLSLLEGLDPADILEAQERDGTKLPPLKDRNLAHGRDHADFFEDGHAFFGRRFSLIISNPPWSEPERETHTSADDWADRAGVPFARRQMAGAYALRALDFLEEGGRTCLILPIGQLLGASSEAFVSFLLRAYKPSRIINFGDLQGLLFPTAENTCHVFLAERRGAAVPQSIPFGETFDYLVPKADLSLALGRLTMQSADRHALQTRSVAEDPQLLVTMMWGDANDLAIWSRLSVRGTFANFWRGPREFRRWTYRKGIHLEDKSRVAVDPGPLRDMSHVPIVALSAGVPVLHPDLLRPWPEDKKTVVGLNDAVLAVFGGPRVIFPDGFSREQQNVRAVYYDGPASFTHSIGVIAGPKADAPLLKFAAVYLRSTLARYFLMMRGWKMLCERNGIHLTDVDAFPFFLPADAPDPEAAASALASITAQVDDLTAQPELLQRTHYEGVRATLDAAVFAYFGLTADERTLVSETVEVLMPSIRPRSFKSLDTPAQRPADVEDFRIYADALAKALTSWRDRTGGRGRFQVDVVASDPARAGPSGIVKVSYAEKGQAAPGVAAVVNDELVIATLVVLRKSGLRTIPSGNYLTLVPDAHLWIDGSLYLVRPLTQRSWTVRQALRDAEHIVRTVQSRAGSTKLGAPA; from the coding sequence ATGACCGCAGCGACGGTCCAGAGCTGGCTTGAAAAGCTGGGCTATGAAGCCGAGCGCGATGTGCTGCATCTGCGCGGCGACGCGGTTCCCGAGACCCATCCCTATGCGCTGGAGATCAAGACTCTTCTGAAACCAGACGGGGCAATTCGCGCACAGGCGGTCTTCGACGTCGAGGGCGTCCCGACCGTCGTCTTTGTCGCGCGGGACGGTGCGCCGCTGTCGAGCGCCGAGCTGGACAAAGCGCGCCAACGTATCTGGAACCAGAATCTCGCGACTATCGTCATCGAGCTCAAGGGCGACGAAGCGACCGCGCTTCCGGCGCGCAAGCTCAAAAGCGCTGGTGAACGCTTGCGCCTTGACGAAGCCCGGCCCGATGGTCCGTTCTCCGCTCTCGACGTGTCGACGGCGAACCTCTCGCGGCGCCTGCCAAAATGGTTCGATGTTAAGGCGCGTGTGGATCGCAAGCTCTTGTCCAACCTGTCGACCGCGGTCGCCAAGCTGACCCTTGAGGGCCTCAACGGTATAGCGGGGGAACGCGCGCGCCGCCGGCTGGCCGAGCTCCTGATGGGGCAGGTGTTGTTTATCTCCTATCTCGAGCATCGCGAGATCGTCGGCGGAACCTATCGCGCCCGTCGCAACGTCGCCAAACTGCCCGACCTAGTCGCCCAGCGGGACCGAGCTGGCATCGCCAAGCTGATCGACCGCCTGCGGTCCGATTTTAATGGCGATTTCCTTGGCGATGACCGGCACGATCCCTGGACAGCGCTTTCGATCGGCGGCTTCGATCTTCTTGACCAGTTCCTGAGCCGCACTGATATGCGCACCGGTCAGGGCGACTTTTGGAACTACGACTTCAGCTATATTCCGGTTGAGCTGTTATCTGGCCTCTACGAGCAGTTCCTGACGCCCGAACAGCAGGCCGAGGACGGCGCCTATTACACACCGCGCAATCTCGCCATGCTCGCGGTGGACCAGGCGCTGCTGGCGTCGCCCGATCCGCTCTCCGAGACGATCTTCGATGGCGCGTGCGGATCGGGGATACTGCTTACGACGGCCTATCGCCGCCTTATAGCCTTGGCGGAAGCGCGCGAAGGGCGTCAGCTGGGTTTCGCCGAGCGTGGCGAACTCCTCAAGCGGAGCATCTTCGGCGGCGACATCAACTTTATGGCCTGCCGAGTCACCGCCTTCAGCCTCTACCTTTCGTTGCTGGAGGGTCTGGACCCGGCCGACATTCTGGAGGCGCAGGAGCGCGACGGCACCAAATTGCCGCCGCTGAAGGATCGCAACCTCGCGCACGGGCGGGATCACGCCGACTTCTTCGAGGACGGCCATGCCTTCTTTGGCCGCCGCTTCTCCTTGATCATCTCGAACCCACCATGGTCCGAACCAGAAAGGGAGACCCACACCTCGGCGGATGACTGGGCCGACCGCGCGGGTGTGCCCTTTGCGCGCCGGCAGATGGCAGGGGCCTATGCGCTGCGCGCCCTTGATTTTCTGGAAGAGGGCGGGAGGACCTGCCTCATCCTGCCGATTGGCCAGCTCCTCGGCGCATCGAGCGAAGCTTTCGTCTCCTTTCTCCTGCGCGCGTACAAGCCGAGCCGCATCATCAATTTCGGCGACCTGCAGGGGCTGCTATTCCCAACTGCTGAAAACACCTGCCACGTGTTTCTGGCCGAGCGCCGGGGCGCCGCGGTTCCGCAGTCAATCCCGTTCGGCGAGACGTTCGACTATCTCGTTCCCAAGGCTGATCTCAGCCTCGCTCTCGGCCGCCTCACCATGCAATCGGCCGATCGCCATGCCCTGCAGACCCGCTCCGTCGCCGAAGATCCGCAACTCCTCGTCACTATGATGTGGGGCGACGCCAACGACCTAGCGATCTGGAGCCGTCTAAGCGTGCGCGGCACCTTCGCCAACTTCTGGCGCGGTCCCCGCGAATTCCGGCGCTGGACTTACCGCAAGGGTATCCACCTGGAGGACAAGAGCCGGGTCGCGGTCGATCCCGGTCCGCTTCGCGACATGTCGCATGTGCCGATCGTCGCGCTCAGCGCTGGCGTACCCGTGCTACATCCGGATCTGCTGCGGCCTTGGCCCGAAGACAAGAAGACCGTTGTTGGGCTCAACGATGCTGTGCTCGCCGTGTTCGGTGGTCCGCGCGTGATCTTTCCCGACGGCTTCTCGCGAGAGCAACAGAATGTCCGCGCAGTCTATTATGACGGTCCGGCGAGCTTCACACACAGCATCGGCGTGATCGCGGGCCCCAAGGCGGATGCGCCCCTCTTAAAGTTCGCGGCCGTCTATCTGCGCTCAACGCTTGCGCGCTATTTCTTGATGATGCGCGGCTGGAAGATGCTGTGCGAGCGCAACGGCATACATCTGACCGATGTAGACGCCTTCCCGTTCTTTCTGCCCGCCGACGCCCCCGACCCGGAGGCGGCCGCCTCGGCACTCGCGTCGATTACTGCCCAAGTCGACGATCTTACCGCTCAGCCCGAGTTGCTCCAGCGGACCCATTACGAGGGCGTGCGCGCCACACTGGATGCTGCCGTCTTCGCCTATTTCGGTTTGACCGCCGACGAGCGGACGCTTGTCTCCGAGACGGTCGAAGTGCTCATGCCGTCGATACGGCCCCGCAGTTTCAAGAGTCTCGACACGCCGGCCCAGCGGCCGGCGGACGTGGAGGATTTCAGAATTTACGCGGATGCGCTGGCCAAAGCACTTACCAGTTGGCGCGATCGGACGGGCGGTCGAGGCCGTTTCCAGGTCGATGTCGTCGCGAGCGACCCGGCACGCGCCGGGCCCTCGGGAATCGTAAAGGTCAGCTATGCCGAAAAGGGCCAGGCTGCGCCCGGCGTCGCGGCAGTCGTCAATGATGAGCTCGTGATCGCGACCCTGGTTGTGCTGCGAAAGTCGGGCCTGCGCACAATCCCCTCTGGCAATTACCTGACCCTCGTGCCGGATGCGCATCTGTGGATCGACGGCAGTCTCTACCTGGTGCGACCGCTGACCCAGCGCAGTTGGACCGTGCGCCAGGCGCTGCGCGACGCCGAACATATTGTGCGCACTGTTCAGTCCCGTGCCGGCTCCACCAAGTTGGGGGCGCCCGCGTGA
- a CDS encoding site-specific integrase: MLTDAALKHLKPKEKAYKVSDRDGMYVRVGTNGTVSFRLDYRLHGRRETVTFGKYGPSGLSLARAREKCIDAKRMVQEGLSPSIEKQRDKRRIKEAKSFGQFGEKWLTAAPMADSTRAMRRSIFERELLPAWRNRLLLEITPGDLRAHCLAIVDRGAPATAIHVRDIVKQIYGFAILHGEKIANPADEVGPASIATFTPKDRSLSPSEIRVLFKVIEKVATLPTIRLGMKFFILSMVRKSELQDAVWDEVDFENAVWSIPKERMKRSKAHNVYLSTQMLDILIALKTCAGNSKYLLPSRYDADAPMSRATFNRVTYSVVEQAKKDGLPLEPFTVHDLRRTGSTLLNELGFNSDWIEKCLAHEDGRSSRGVYNKAEYEVQRRHMMQEWSNTIDAWIDGRKYAPVIIPPAMPLLEPDPSL, encoded by the coding sequence ATGTTGACCGACGCAGCACTCAAGCATTTGAAACCAAAAGAGAAAGCATACAAAGTTTCGGACCGTGACGGCATGTATGTGCGCGTCGGGACGAACGGCACCGTCTCCTTCCGCCTGGATTACCGTCTGCACGGCAGGCGGGAGACCGTAACCTTCGGAAAGTACGGGCCTTCCGGCCTTTCTCTGGCCCGCGCTCGAGAGAAGTGCATCGACGCCAAGCGCATGGTCCAGGAAGGGCTATCGCCTTCAATTGAAAAGCAAAGGGACAAGCGCCGGATCAAGGAGGCCAAGAGCTTTGGCCAGTTCGGCGAGAAGTGGCTGACCGCCGCGCCCATGGCCGACAGCACGCGCGCGATGCGCCGCTCGATCTTCGAGCGTGAGCTGCTGCCGGCGTGGCGCAATCGGCTCCTGTTGGAGATCACCCCCGGCGACCTTCGTGCCCACTGCCTGGCTATTGTGGATCGCGGCGCGCCCGCGACCGCGATCCACGTCCGCGATATCGTCAAACAGATCTACGGCTTTGCGATCCTGCACGGGGAGAAGATCGCCAACCCCGCTGACGAGGTCGGTCCGGCCTCGATCGCGACCTTCACGCCAAAGGATCGCTCGTTATCGCCCTCCGAGATCCGCGTGCTGTTCAAGGTGATCGAAAAGGTTGCGACGCTGCCGACGATCCGTCTCGGCATGAAGTTCTTCATTCTGTCGATGGTGCGGAAGAGCGAACTGCAGGATGCGGTCTGGGACGAAGTGGACTTCGAGAACGCTGTCTGGTCGATCCCGAAGGAGCGCATGAAGCGCTCCAAGGCGCACAACGTCTACCTATCGACGCAGATGCTGGACATCCTGATCGCGCTCAAGACGTGCGCGGGCAACTCGAAATATCTGCTTCCCTCGCGCTACGACGCCGACGCTCCGATGTCGCGCGCGACCTTCAACCGCGTTACCTACTCGGTTGTCGAGCAGGCCAAAAAGGACGGGCTGCCGCTGGAGCCGTTCACGGTCCACGACCTTCGCCGGACCGGGTCGACCCTGCTCAATGAACTCGGCTTCAACAGCGACTGGATCGAAAAGTGTCTCGCCCACGAGGACGGCCGCTCCTCGCGCGGCGTCTACAACAAGGCTGAATACGAGGTTCAGCGCCGCCACATGATGCAAGAATGGTCCAATACCATCGACGCCTGGATCGATGGCCGGAAATATGCGCCGGTCATCATACCGCCCGCGATGCCGTTGCTCGAACCCGATCCTAGCCTCTGA
- a CDS encoding TCR/Tet family MFS transporter → MSVPPSPRRTAAIIFILITALLDVMSMGIVIPVLPQLIETLSGSNATAGMWNGLFVALWAGMQFLCSPVIGSLSDRFGRRPVILISVAGLALDYVLMAVAPNLWWLALGRILAGVTSSSFTSAFAYMADITPPEGRARGYGLIGAAFSAGFVAGPLIGGLLGEISHRAPFWAAAALSALAFLYGFFVLPESLAREKRMAFSWRRANPFGALRLLRSHPELSSLAIVNFLLYFGHHLFSAVFVLYAGDRYGWGAWQVGTLLALVGLMDMGVQGMLVGPVAKRLGDRTTMVIGLGFGAIGVAAMGLAPTGWLFVAAMFPNALWGLAMPTIQSLMTQHVSESEQGQLQGANNSVGAIAGIVSPLFFGTIYSLSMGAKPALPFIGSAFLIAALILAGGALIGWRADRAVKP, encoded by the coding sequence ATGTCCGTCCCGCCCTCTCCCCGCCGCACCGCCGCGATCATCTTCATCCTCATCACGGCGCTGCTCGACGTCATGTCGATGGGGATCGTCATCCCGGTCCTGCCCCAGCTTATCGAGACGCTGTCCGGCTCCAACGCGACAGCGGGCATGTGGAACGGGCTGTTCGTCGCGCTGTGGGCGGGGATGCAGTTCCTCTGCTCGCCGGTGATCGGCTCCCTTTCCGACCGGTTCGGGCGGCGGCCGGTGATCCTGATCTCGGTCGCGGGGCTGGCGCTCGACTATGTGCTGATGGCGGTGGCGCCCAATCTCTGGTGGCTGGCGCTCGGGCGCATCCTGGCGGGCGTCACCTCGTCCAGCTTCACTTCCGCCTTCGCCTATATGGCCGACATCACCCCGCCCGAAGGTCGCGCCAGGGGCTATGGCCTGATCGGCGCGGCGTTCAGCGCCGGTTTCGTCGCCGGGCCATTGATCGGCGGCCTGCTAGGCGAGATTTCCCATCGCGCACCCTTCTGGGCTGCCGCCGCCCTGTCCGCCCTCGCCTTCCTCTACGGCTTTTTCGTCCTGCCCGAATCGCTGGCGCGCGAAAAGCGCATGGCCTTTAGCTGGCGGCGTGCCAATCCCTTCGGCGCGCTGCGGCTGTTGCGCTCACACCCGGAGCTTTCCAGCCTCGCCATCGTCAATTTCCTCCTCTATTTCGGCCATCATCTCTTCTCCGCCGTCTTCGTCCTCTATGCCGGCGACCGCTATGGCTGGGGGGCGTGGCAGGTGGGCACGCTGCTGGCGCTGGTGGGCCTCATGGACATGGGGGTGCAGGGGATGCTGGTCGGGCCGGTGGCGAAGCGGCTGGGCGATCGCACCACGATGGTGATCGGCCTCGGCTTCGGCGCGATCGGTGTGGCCGCCATGGGCCTCGCCCCCACCGGCTGGCTGTTCGTCGCCGCCATGTTCCCCAATGCGCTCTGGGGCCTCGCCATGCCGACCATCCAGTCGCTGATGACGCAGCATGTCTCCGAATCCGAACAGGGCCAGTTGCAAGGCGCCAACAACAGCGTCGGCGCGATCGCCGGCATCGTCTCGCCGCTCTTCTTCGGCACCATCTATTCCTTGTCGATGGGCGCGAAGCCGGCCCTGCCCTTCATCGGCAGCGCCTTCCTGATCGCCGCCCTCATCCTGGCCGGCGGGGCGCTGATCGGATGGCGGGCCGACCGCGCGGTCAAGCCATAA
- a CDS encoding OB-fold-containig protein, whose amino-acid sequence MTAFLFAPENIVFVSALLLMLLIGAVQALGFAGDADLGLDSDTDLLGWLGLGRLPLLALVALFLTLFAIIGLLGQQAAHDLFGAMLSPWIAVPGAAAAALPATGLAARLVAPLLPQDHSTAVSLDHLVGSRARIITGRATTGSPARARVEDHHGQAHYVMVEPDNAGQVLEEGQTILLVRRENHLFRAISHGDHYLPIL is encoded by the coding sequence GTGACGGCTTTTCTTTTCGCGCCGGAAAACATCGTCTTCGTGTCAGCCTTGCTGCTGATGCTGCTGATCGGCGCCGTCCAGGCGCTGGGCTTTGCCGGCGATGCCGATCTGGGCCTGGACAGCGATACCGATCTGCTCGGCTGGCTGGGCCTGGGCCGTCTGCCCCTGCTCGCGCTGGTCGCGCTCTTCCTCACCCTGTTCGCGATCATCGGCCTGCTCGGCCAGCAGGCGGCGCACGACCTGTTCGGCGCGATGCTTTCACCCTGGATTGCGGTGCCCGGCGCGGCCGCCGCCGCTTTGCCCGCCACCGGCCTCGCCGCCCGCCTGGTCGCCCCGCTGCTGCCGCAGGATCATAGCACTGCCGTTTCGCTCGACCATCTGGTTGGTAGCCGCGCAAGGATCATCACCGGCCGCGCCACTACCGGCTCTCCCGCCCGCGCAAGGGTCGAGGATCATCATGGCCAGGCCCATTATGTCATGGTCGAACCCGACAATGCGGGCCAGGTTCTGGAGGAAGGGCAAACCATCCTGCTCGTCCGCCGCGAAAACCACCTCTTCCGCGCCATCTCGCATGGCGATCATTATCTGCCAATACTCTAA
- the guaA gene encoding glutamine-hydrolyzing GMP synthase, with product MTLPLQDSILIVDFGSQVTQLIARRVREAGVYSEIAPFNNAAEAFERLKPKGIILSGGPSSVMWEDSPRAPGNFFDAGIPILGICYGQQTMMQQLGGNVEGGESGEFGRAFIEVKKGCALFDGLWTEGEKHQVWMSHGDKVTQLAPGFEVVATSEGAPYAVTANEEKRFYATQFHPEVVHTPDGAKLLANFVRHVCGLAGDWTMAEFRATKIAEIRAQVGSGRVICGLSGGVDSAVAAVLIHEAIGDQLTCVFVDHGLMRLGEAEQVVGLFREHYGIKLVHVNAEERFLGGLAGLTDPEKKRKFIGGEFIALFEEEAAKIGGADYLAQGTLYPDVIESVSFTGGPSVTIKSHHNVGGLPERMNMKLVEPLRELFKDEVRVLGKELGLPDIFVGRHPFPGPGLAIRIPGEVTKERCDILRKADAIYLEEIRSAGLYDAIWQAFAVLLPVRTVGVMGDHRTYDSVCAVRAVTSTDGMTADIYPFDATFLSRVATRIINEVKGINRVVYDYTSKPPGTIEWE from the coding sequence ATGACGCTGCCCCTTCAGGATTCCATCCTTATCGTGGACTTTGGCAGCCAGGTGACACAACTCATCGCCCGGCGCGTCCGCGAAGCCGGCGTCTATTCCGAGATCGCCCCCTTCAACAATGCCGCCGAAGCCTTCGAACGGCTCAAGCCCAAGGGCATCATCCTGTCGGGCGGCCCTTCCTCGGTGATGTGGGAAGACAGCCCGCGCGCACCCGGGAATTTCTTCGACGCCGGCATCCCCATCCTGGGCATCTGCTACGGTCAGCAGACGATGATGCAGCAGCTTGGCGGCAATGTCGAAGGCGGCGAGAGCGGCGAATTCGGCCGCGCCTTCATCGAGGTGAAGAAGGGCTGCGCCCTGTTCGACGGCCTGTGGACCGAGGGCGAGAAGCATCAGGTCTGGATGAGCCATGGCGACAAGGTGACGCAGCTCGCCCCCGGTTTCGAGGTCGTCGCGACCAGCGAGGGCGCGCCCTATGCCGTCACCGCGAACGAGGAGAAGCGTTTCTACGCCACCCAGTTCCACCCGGAGGTCGTCCACACCCCTGACGGCGCAAAGCTGCTCGCCAATTTCGTCCGCCATGTCTGCGGCCTCGCCGGCGACTGGACCATGGCTGAGTTCCGCGCGACCAAGATCGCGGAAATCCGCGCTCAGGTGGGTTCCGGCCGGGTGATCTGCGGCCTGTCCGGCGGCGTCGATAGCGCGGTGGCCGCCGTGCTGATCCACGAAGCGATCGGCGACCAGTTGACCTGCGTCTTCGTCGACCATGGCCTGATGCGGCTGGGCGAAGCCGAACAGGTCGTCGGCCTGTTCCGCGAACATTATGGCATCAAGCTGGTCCATGTGAACGCCGAGGAACGCTTCCTGGGCGGCCTTGCGGGCCTCACCGACCCGGAAAAGAAGCGCAAGTTCATCGGCGGCGAATTCATCGCCCTGTTCGAGGAGGAAGCCGCGAAGATCGGCGGCGCGGACTATCTGGCGCAGGGCACCCTCTATCCCGACGTGATCGAGAGCGTGTCCTTCACCGGCGGCCCGTCGGTGACGATCAAGTCGCACCATAATGTCGGCGGCCTGCCCGAACGCATGAACATGAAACTGGTCGAACCCCTGCGCGAACTGTTCAAGGACGAGGTCCGCGTGCTGGGCAAGGAGCTGGGCCTGCCCGACATCTTCGTCGGCCGCCACCCCTTCCCCGGCCCCGGCCTCGCCATCCGCATCCCCGGCGAAGTCACCAAGGAACGTTGCGACATCCTGCGCAAGGCGGACGCCATCTATCTGGAGGAAATCCGGAGCGCCGGCCTCTACGACGCGATCTGGCAGGCCTTCGCCGTACTGCTCCCGGTGCGGACGGTTGGCGTGATGGGCGACCATCGCACCTATGACAGCGTCTGCGCGGTGCGTGCCGTCACCTCGACCGACGGCATGACCGCCGACATCTACCCCTTCGACGCCACCTTCCTGAGCCGCGTCGCGACCCGCATCATCAACGAAGTGAAAGGCATCAACCGCGTGGTGTACGACTACACCAGCAAGCCGCCCGGTACGATCGAGTGGGAATGA
- a CDS encoding AlpA family phage regulatory protein — MPKLDEGSYTRTIRRQQLKEMVPLADSTIFGMEQRGEFPRRFALSSRCVVWDLAEVEAWLASRRARPIARGQQVDVRHRRSRPVRG; from the coding sequence GTGCCCAAGCTCGACGAGGGTAGCTACACTCGGACAATCCGGCGTCAACAGCTCAAGGAGATGGTACCGCTGGCCGACAGTACGATCTTCGGGATGGAACAGCGCGGGGAATTCCCACGACGCTTCGCGCTGTCGTCGCGATGTGTTGTGTGGGATCTGGCTGAGGTAGAGGCTTGGCTCGCGTCGCGGCGTGCCCGGCCGATCGCCCGAGGCCAACAAGTTGATGTTCGTCATCGCCGCAGCCGCCCGGTCAGAGGCTAG
- a CDS encoding flotillin domain-containing protein has translation MNLPAVQQGFSILPYAMIAGSGLLVLFVLGIVIARLYKRASKEIGFVRTGFGGEKVVMNGGALVLPIFHETMPVNMNTVRLAVERKNSDALITLDRLRIDVKAEFYVRVRPDAQSIATAAQTLGMRTMNPEALKELVEGKFVDALRSVAAGMTMNQLHEQRGDFVQKVQQVSSVDLAMNGLELESVSLTGLDQTSIEHFNANNAFDAEGLTKLTEQIELRKKARNDIEQDTRVQIETKNLEAERQSMLIARDTEFARLEQEREVEMRRAVQSAEVAREQSLRQQEAEQAKIEAKKLVDSQQIEADRAVQQARIEQDQALELARQEQQIAVQNKSREESQAKAQADEARAKAVAAEEQVQTSRQTEIAERTKRIELIDAAREAERAAIQVKVEAEAEKQAASDRAAALRFAAEGEAEAVKLRAEADRVRFEVEAAGQRAVNEAANLLSSDQMSLQTKLALLKVLPDLVREAAKPMESIDSIKIVQVEGLTGQGGGDGGIIGAGGEQNLANAAVSAALRYRAQAPVIDGLMKELGLDGSSLDALVKGAVDPALVAPVIVEKILPGKDQPQG, from the coding sequence ATGAACCTGCCTGCCGTCCAGCAAGGTTTTTCTATCCTTCCCTATGCGATGATCGCGGGCAGCGGCCTGCTGGTCCTGTTCGTGCTGGGGATCGTCATCGCCCGCCTCTACAAGCGCGCATCCAAGGAGATCGGCTTCGTCCGTACCGGCTTCGGCGGGGAAAAGGTGGTGATGAACGGCGGCGCGCTGGTGCTGCCGATCTTCCATGAAACCATGCCGGTCAACATGAACACGGTGCGCCTGGCGGTGGAGCGCAAGAATAGCGACGCGCTCATCACGCTCGATCGCCTGCGCATCGACGTGAAGGCGGAATTTTACGTGCGCGTCCGCCCCGACGCCCAGTCGATCGCCACCGCCGCGCAGACGCTGGGTATGCGCACGATGAACCCCGAAGCCCTGAAGGAACTGGTCGAGGGCAAGTTCGTCGACGCGCTGCGCTCGGTCGCGGCGGGCATGACCATGAACCAGCTCCACGAACAGCGCGGCGACTTCGTGCAGAAGGTGCAGCAGGTGTCATCGGTCGACCTCGCCATGAACGGGCTTGAGCTGGAAAGCGTCTCGCTGACCGGTCTCGACCAGACCTCGATCGAGCATTTCAACGCCAACAACGCCTTCGACGCTGAGGGTCTGACCAAGCTGACCGAGCAGATCGAGCTGCGCAAGAAAGCCCGCAACGACATCGAACAGGACACCCGCGTCCAGATCGAGACCAAGAATCTGGAGGCCGAGCGCCAGTCGATGCTGATCGCGCGCGACACCGAATTTGCCCGGCTGGAGCAGGAGCGCGAGGTCGAGATGCGCCGCGCGGTCCAGTCGGCCGAGGTGGCGCGCGAACAGTCGCTGCGCCAGCAGGAGGCCGAACAGGCCAAGATCGAGGCGAAGAAGCTGGTCGACAGCCAGCAGATCGAAGCCGACCGCGCCGTACAGCAGGCCCGCATCGAACAGGACCAGGCGCTCGAACTCGCCCGGCAGGAACAGCAGATCGCCGTCCAGAACAAGAGCCGCGAGGAAAGCCAGGCCAAGGCGCAGGCAGACGAAGCCCGCGCCAAGGCTGTCGCGGCCGAGGAACAGGTCCAGACATCGCGCCAGACCGAGATTGCCGAGCGTACCAAGCGGATCGAGCTGATCGACGCCGCGCGCGAAGCCGAACGCGCCGCTATCCAGGTGAAGGTCGAGGCGGAGGCCGAGAAACAGGCCGCGTCCGATCGCGCAGCCGCATTGCGCTTCGCCGCCGAGGGTGAGGCCGAAGCCGTCAAGCTGCGCGCCGAGGCCGACCGCGTGCGCTTCGAGGTGGAAGCGGCGGGCCAGCGTGCGGTGAACGAGGCCGCGAACCTGCTCTCCTCCGACCAGATGTCGCTCCAGACCAAGCTGGCGCTGCTGAAGGTGCTGCCCGACCTGGTACGGGAAGCCGCCAAGCCGATGGAATCGATCGATTCGATCAAGATCGTGCAGGTCGAGGGGCTGACCGGTCAGGGTGGCGGCGACGGTGGAATCATCGGCGCAGGCGGCGAACAGAATCTCGCCAACGCCGCCGTATCCGCCGCCCTGCGCTACCGCGCGCAAGCCCCGGTGATCGACGGACTGATGAAGGAACTCGGCCTCGACGGCTCCAGCCTCGACGCGCTGGTCAAGGGCGCCGTGGACCCCGCCCTCGTCGCCCCGGTGATCGTCGAGAAAATCCTGCCGGGGAAGGACCAACCGCAAGGATAA